taagatgcTTTTACCACCTGTTGAAGATAGTGATAATGTCGAAgctaaaaagtcaattttgaaactttaatttacggaaaatatttaataaagtttgtggtgattataaaaaaacaaacatttttacaatttatttatgcaaatacAAAAGCTTAAGCacttacataaaatatatttatttataatatatttttatatacatacacgTAGTTAAATATACAAAGTTACATTTACCGCTAGTTGTAGATAATGATAGTGTCAAAGCTAAAAAGTATATGAATTTACATGAAATGCTAAAAAGTATATGAATTTACAGTCGTCCCCCAGTTAACGAACCCCCCTGTTAGCGAACTTTCGGTTAACGAACCGAAAGTTTGCCCAAAATCCTCCCCCGGTTAACGAACCGGAACTCGGTTAACGAACCGGGACCGCCAAATGGCGTGCACACGCTCGTGAAGGTCGGGCGCGCCGTCCAGCATTTCCCCCTCAGTTTTGTGAGTGTCATGGAAGCCTGAGAGGTGAATGGTTGTGCTGGGTGTGCTTttgttgtttcatttttttcttttcttgtttcactaatatttttcatgcatttttgtgcttttttcttttgtgcaaaGTGACCTGGCTGACGAGTTTGGTGTGAATAAATCAACCATTTTTTGATAAGCAATGTTCAtgttcaatttttagttttttctaaaactttgaCAAGCAATTTTCATGCACAATttcaatttgtttcaatttttaaaagtgcatAAATCTCAGGTTTCAATCATTTCACCTTTGcctattttatttatcaagttggacaattttttgaattttttcccCCATTATTTCGGCAAAATCcaccaattaaaaattttttaatggcgGCCTATGGGAAAACGCATTTCGGTTAACGAACTTTTCGGATAACGAACTAGTTCGTACTCCGAATTAAGTTCGTTAACCGGGGGACGACTGTATATGAAATATATGAATTTACAACTGTAAAACTAAATTGATTTTAGTACTGCAAAACCAAAGTGTAAAGgtcaactttattaaatttatttttaaaacaccaTACCGTAAGGTGTTTtagaaatgaatttaaaatagtaataataaaataatgtaaacaatATCAAGCTATCGTATGATACGATAGCTTGCTACTGTTTACattataattacttattttatttgatatcatACAACAAGCTATGTGTATAAGACATACAATCTTATACtattgttatatatagttatGTATATAAGACATACTGTCTTATACTATTGTTATAACAGTTTAAGACATACTGttttaaactattgtttttaagtaacATTTAGGTCCTTAGCTTATAAACTTTGTTCAGATTTAAACATGTGCAAGGcttcttgttaaaaaaactttccacataaaaatgtcattttaaaaactagaacatcatcatcatcattattttaCCACTTTGCTTCTGTGTTTTCCCGGTTTGATGTTTCTCACCATGATTAAAATGCACTtgtgtcttaaaaaaagaactttatgttaaaaaattccCGCCTCAAAGAAATTtagcgtaaaaaaaaaaaaaaatccctaaATACGGTCAATGCTGTcaaaaacggtctagaatagcccctgatatatataatactaaataagtaacaattacaaaaaatacacTTTGCCTGATACATAAACAAACATTACCATgcttctaaataaataatagttttattaacaatatcaattaataatatattaccttataatatcaatatataaataatatatcatttttaaatattcaaaacttaaattttatactttttcttgattttttaatctttttttcaatttagcaTGTAGTTCTTCTAAAAacatatagtataataatatgattaaataacataaatgatatataaatatattttatttaatctgaAAAAATGCACTTTAAATATAGGCTGTGTCATTTTGTAACTAAAGTCAAAATTCTGGGACATACTTTgtaatctttattatttatatcaaattgatgtttaaaattttagcttatATCATGCATAACAAGATTACATGgaactcattttttttcaatttttatgctcttatgcaaaaaactttttaaataaactatattaaaagcaaaaaaatattgaaagccTAATAGCCtgggaaaaaagtttttgtttgctaaaaaatgattttattcaaataataacaattacaaatcATTATTGCAAAACATAATTGCTACACAAAATCATTTTCTCcaattgttattttgtaactttttgtttaaattgtcCTAATTTTTTCCTTTGCAACTACGGTTTTTTTGGTAACATTAGCGGGCATCTTCTTTTTCTCCTCTCTTGCTAAAAGTATCACATTTTACAGTCATTTGTTACTTACATGTTTTTTATGAACTGAACACACTTTCTGTAGCTCTCCAAATCATCCCAGCAGCCAAAATCTCCTTTAATCCATTGATTAACCTTTGCATCAGAAACACTAACAATGAACCAACAAGGTTAAGAAGTGTCAGATTACtgtccatttaaaaaatttttgtgggCGAAGGTGTGCGTGTCTAAATTTCTCTGGCTTAACACTAATAagcaaatttttatcatttctaaCATATTGATATCAGGCAAAGCTTTGTCTGCTAGTGCAAGAACAACTATTTGTTCATCGAAATGcttataaaagtcatttaacaCAGCCACGTCACATCTTGGAGCAGAAGCTATTACTCTAATTTTTAGGAACCGTGGGGCATGCATAAAAGTTATGAAGCTGgcataattaaactttttcttattgTATTTTACCATGCTGCAAGAATCTGAGTTTCTGAAAAATTCTGCCTAGGAAGAACTAACTTAGCCTTAATAACTTGCGGCAATCACTTCTAGCAAAGGTTTCATTATGAATTGCACAAGTCATATAAGTTCAAGCTTTTTTGGgtttttccataaaaattatACCAGAAGCTAGAGTATTACATTCAAAGATAGATACATTATCAAGCCTATTTACCTCATTAAAAATTTCTggtcagatttttttaaatttaataaaaattgatttttgtgaACATTTAGTATTGCCAAACAAAACTTCTAAGAAATatgaaatgtatatatataacttctaagaaaaattcatatatatatataacttctaagaaaaattcatatatatatatatatgtatatatatatgttttggtttTCGACTAATCTAtgatttcatttcaaataaaaccaCTTTTGTCTAACAATATCAGACATGATTAAGTGTAATTATAAGTAGTATCTGGCatacctaaaataattatatgatgaaattttaaattgatttatgaGTTACACAAATGAAAACTTAAGAGCAAAAAAACATATGTAGTTAATTTTTCAtgtgtaatattaaaaattattagagtAATTAcgataagtataaaattattagaGTAGAGTATAAATAGAGTAGAGTATGATAAGTATAACATTATTAGAGTAGagatgtaatattaaaaattattagagcCACTGTTTCTATctgtgtgcatgtgtgtgtgtatatatattgtaaaaatattaaaaattgaatgttttacTTGATCTTGATCTACTGGATCTGGATTTACTTGATCTGGATTGACTTGATCTTGATCTACTGGATCTGGATCTTGATCTAGAAGATTGAGTTTGTTCTTCttctaaaaacatataaaaatttgatgtttGAATACCTGATTTAAATGATGTGTCATGTCAtcttttgtatttctaaaacttAAGTTGTTATTGCCTTTTGCTTAATTAGTATTGCTGTTGTTTTTTATGTTGCTTGGTATCATTGCTATATTAGTattgtctttttattatttttaatgtcattattattatttttatttaaaactgttattattatcatttattactATTTCAATCAACAGTATACATATCTAatatactttatcaaaattaCTGCGAGTTatcataagttttattttatttttatacaaacatttatgttcatgttaaacaaatatatgttGATCTTAACTTTGCaataacattataatattaaataattgacCAATAAATAGacgcaaaattttaaatttcttacaaGATGATGACATATTGATTGATAGctacattaaaaaagtaataatattggttattaataaataatatactaatattattaataagtaacactaatattattataataggaGTATTATTATATTGGTTAGTAATATGCAAGATAGCACtgttttaacaaactttctaacaaaaacaaacaacaaaagcctcatttgttttaagtattttaagcTAAAATCAGCCTTACCATAAGCTTTAAGATAAACACGAggtgaattttaaattttgatatcgttttaaaataaatgaaaattacgCATGCGTTAACATTTTTCTAGGTCTGCGATTTTAGTAAAATCGGAAATGTCCTTTTGAACGACATTATTTAGCACTAACCGTCAGAAACACTCAAATCATTCCTAATATAATGcgcaatatttttctttacataaataagaACTCCTCCACCGCGTTTATTGATAAGTCTCTCTTGAGAAATTAAATCAAAGTAAGGAAGATTAAAATTTGaactagtttttaaatctttttcagtTATCCAGCTTTcggttaaacaaattatattaaaaaaattgttggttTCTTGTAACAAATTgagaagattttcaaaattgcgGTTTAGGcttctaatatttatatgaaGAATTCTTAGTTGATCAAACTTATTgctttttgtataattataaaaaaattcttctaattTGTTAGGATAGTAATAAGAACAATCGTAATAATgtcattgaaataattaatatctggatcaAATTTTTCATCAGATGCTGAAAAATTACAACTAAAcgatttaaaatcattttttacagaCATTTTGATTGCGTTATAAATTAGAAGAACTTTCTTAACactgtatgtaaaaaaaattgtataaaaaattattttttatgatctCTACAAAAAATAGAATCGAACTTGAGAATTGCGTATTTACCTTCTTTTCTCAATTTAATCACTTCATCCCAGAGTTTTTTACGCTTTTCCATTGTTTCCTTTGCAAAGTCTTCGTTAATAAACACACCAGTTCCGCGtagtttttttgagtttagcagaattaactttttatcattgaaatttaaaagttttaaaacaattgatcgCTCTTTTCCTAACTTTATTGACCCTGATCTGTGCGCTCTTTCgattataatttctttattaatttggagtttttcagaaaatatttttttaacaatttttgtactATCTTCCCAAGATTCATCAGGTAGTTCTTAAACACCATCTATTCGCAAATTGTTTCTTCGGGATCGGTTTTCGAGAtctactaacttttttttttatatctttcaaaaattttgattcgTTATTCGAATCAAGAAGTGTTTTTtcattgtataattttttaacttcgtCTATGCGTTTGTTAGTTTCTGATATCCTCTTCATTGAAATCTCCTCTTGGAAATCAATACTCTCTTTTAATTCACTGATATCTTTTAACataccttttatttttattttgtctttgttCAAATCGCTTTCAATTTTTTCTAGtctttctgttattattttcatatttgcaCAAGTGATTTTTGCAAAGTTACTTTCTTGTTCTTTAAGTAGTTTTTCTGTTTCCTTTAAAATAGACTTTCTCTGTTCCTCTAACAtgctttttattagtttttcgatgttttttatagaaacttcCATAGTAATTGGTCTGATGTAAATAGtgtaaacagatttttaaaaataattaaatactaaaaacttaaaacttttttttttttttattaattcttacaCAGCAAAAAAAACACGTCTGTTCACGAACAAAGCAtgcggcaaaaaaaaaaaaaaaaaaaaaaaaaaaaaattattgttatagtATAGGGGAACCTGTTGTACCTTTGACCACGTTGTACCTTTGGTCACTCTACTCTGTTAgcttactattattattttaaaaaaacgggAAGTGTCATTTGAAATAGTAGTCCATGACAACTCTTCTTATCGTAAAACATTATACTTGGGATAGATGGTATTGATCCACAAGCAATTATAAGTTTTGActcttaaaaagtaaatatttgtgttaatCTTATTCTGATTTTAAAACTGTGATAAATTGTTGTTTGATTCATCTACGACATTATAAACATTACCcaacatcttttttttgttatggaaAATTTTGGATGATTATGTCTGACCGTAAGAAGAGGGCTTTAAGAGGGcaagattataaaatttataatctaCCTTATTAGGCGGCGTCTGTGctttattgctttttaatgcaaaattgtTTCTAGTATTATTATGATGAAATAATTCCATTGAATTTTAATGCAATTCACTATTTATTCTTGAACCACTACTACACTTAGAATAATCAATTTTGTTGATTATTGAAGCTGAAGCAATATTATTGTCAAGTTCATTTTATTACCTAGTTTCTGCTCAGCTATAGGGAATTAAATGTATCgaaatagttaattaattttgttaatatattttagttttaaaatgccAAGGAGCAAGATTGGTGTTTTTCGCAAAAAGATTTCCGAAATGGATATGCTAAATGCAGTGAATTTTGTGCTTCaacaaaaaatgagtttaagtGAAGCTGCAAGACATTGCAACATTAAAAAGTCAACTTTAATATATCAGTTGAAGCAGTTTAAAAAATCTGGTAGTTGCGAATATTTATATTCACATACCAAACCAAAAAAAGTATTCTCAACTGAAGAAGAATTAATTTTGGTAAACTACTTGGCAGTTGCTGCAAATATGCATTATGGACTTACATTAAAGCAGATAAGATCCTTTGCATATGAGTATGCTTTagcaaatcataaaaaaattgaaacttcaTGGATGAAAAATAAATGTGCAGGTGAACAATGGCTGCGAGATTTTCGCAAAAGATATAATAACAAGCTATCTCTAGGTAAACCACAACCTACAAGTCTTGGTAGATCTTCTGCATTCAATAGAGAAACTGTAagaattgtatataaaaattgcaaaaatgttttagaacgTTATCATTTTGACCCATCAAATATTTGGAACTGTGATGAAACAGGAATTACCACAGTCCACGTACCACCAAAAATTCTAGCTCCAAAAGGTAAAAAACAAATAGGGAGCATAACTAGTGCTGAACGAGGCAACAATGTAACAATGATTGCAGCCATTAATGCTACTGGAAATAGCATCCCATCATTACTTGTATTTCCACGTGCTAAATTCAAAGACtacatgttaaataattgtcCTCCTGGAAGTGTAGGAGCAGCTAATAAGTCTGGATGGTCAAATGAAGTCATTTTTGTGCAAtttcttgaacattttattaGTAATGTGCGACCGTCAATTAAAAAACCTGTTCTTTTATTAATGGATAATCATGAGAGTCATGTAAACATTTCTGTTATTGAGTTAGCAAAAAAATCAGGCATAGTTTTAATGACATTTCATCCTCACACAACCCATAAAATGCAACCTCTTGATCGTGGTGTTTTTGgaccatttaaaactttttataacaatgccATGAATAACTGGATGATATCACCAGGCAATGCTGGTAAACCAGTCacaatttttgatatatctTACCTTGTTGGTCAAGCTTATCCTCATGCTTTTGtaccaaataatattataaacagttttaaatgtaCTGGATTTTAtccatttaatgaaaatatttttactgatatTGACTTTTTAGCTGCAAATGTTACTGATAGGCCAATAGTGAATACTGAAGCTTGCCTTTCTAATGAGATTATTGATGTTAAAACTGCTCCATCCAGTGTACCATCAACGTCATCTATTGTTTTAGGGGAAATCCCTACTGTGAGTTTACCATCAAGATCAATTGTTTCACCTGAGATAATACGACCTCATCCTAAAGccaaattaagaaaaacaaatacttcAAAAAGACGTGATAGAAAATCATGTATTTTAACTGATACCCCtgaaattaaagttattctAGATTCAAAATCTAATaaccaacaatttaaaaagacctcttcaagcaaaagaaaaaaaaatggcaaaGCAGATTATTTTTAGTCAGTCTGACATATGTTTAAATGATGAAAGCTCTAATGAAATTGATTTTGGAGTAAATATACTTGATAATGAAAGTGAAATTGTTTCTGgagattttttaattgtcaagTTGGCTGGAAAGAAATGCTTTAGATTTTATGTAGCAGAAGTTTTAGAAGTTGTTGGtatagtttacaaaattaagTATCTTAAGAAATCAGGAGACttttgtaacaagtttataagAGAAGATGACAATCTTTATGATTTGGAACTTAAGGATATTATTATGAAACTTCCACCACCAAGTATTGGTCATGGTTCATCTAAGCGTCAGTATCTTATGTTTGATGTTGATCTGACTATTTGcaatagttaatatattttactcttttatcattgtattttttgttgtcaTCATTAagatattttctataaaaagcATTATGATCATATGTAAATGAATATAGACCGCCAGCtaacataagttataaaaatatatttttgctcttttcttaactaaaataataaatataactgtatatattagaaaatatgttttgtaCAATTAAATCGCGTTTAAAGTTTTGGACCTTAATCCTAATTATTTCATGTAAGTAGCATCtaactaaagaaaatatgtGACTTTAtctaaatagttataataactgattttattgaaaaaaattagtaatactGAGTATCGTAACTTTAATACACAAGTCTTTGCAAGATTGTAAGGATtgatttttctagtttttttttagacaattaggattgattacaaaataattagattttttttattgatataagatGGACCAAAAgtttctatataatatataacaagcTAGAATATTAAAAAGGGTTCAAACattgcatgattttttaataataacattttggtCAAAGGAACAACGCGCATCGGTCAAAGGTACAACGTACGTGTTGTACCTTTGACCAAtagacttctttttttaaaacgcgGGAAAAAGATACTTCTTggtcaaatgaaaaaaaagttctaagtataatttttgggcaaaatATAAGAgaatattataaagtttgaaTGGTTTGGATTTACTCAATAGGCTACGCAAAAAACGTCTTAAAGCAAAAAGTAGTCAAAGGTACAATAGGTTCCCCTACATACAAATGATGTATCTACGTTTATAAGTACGTCGaaatttagcaataataaaaaataaacaacataaattcCCTATAAAAGTTATCTATCCTTTATTATAATAGTCTAGTCAAATTAGGGTCCGACCTGGACAAAATTTGGATAAAGATGAATTTGGTATCATTCAAAGCGTAATTTTATCTACTTTAACATATCCAAAATCCATCAAAATCcattttgggaaaaaaaagttgtgattATTTTAGCTCACctcactttttttcaaatttattgaaaatacaaaaaaaaaacgtcgtGTCTACTGTCAATAAGTtgtaataacttattataaagtAGCTCAGTCTTTATGAAATTTTGTGCAGATATAGCCTaatgtgtaaaaatttaaaaaacttcaatgtGCTTCAGaaatcatgtttttaaatgctgaTGTCAGcagttttttacaatattttttatttaggctAATACTTATAGTATATTAAAACACcgttacttaaaaaattactaaataaatacttgaaattgagactgaaataaaaaaacttatttattagtataactattttaaaaaacaagcatttttgaaatattttctttcaaataaatataattttaactacttttgaataatttttcagGTTTAAATATTAGTGTTTTTCACACTCAACTaatataattagatataaaatcaaaagtcaaacattttttcaaaaatgtttccatCTCCATCTTTACTACTTTCGTATTCATTTTCACTGTCATCTATATTGACGTTATTTTTTGGTGCATTTGTGCACTCCAAACGTTGGCACGGTCCGCAGGCTGTCGTGCAATTTATTCCATGACGTCGACATTGGCATTGTTTTCCACATGGTGTTTTAGTATTAGTGCCGCAGTTACATCTTATAATATTAAGAATGTGAATTGGTGCAGGAtcctgaataaaaaaattaaaaagtaaattagactgtttattgaaaaatgattattttcaaGAAATCCGTTTTGAAAGTGAAATCGGCATTTGTGGTTTATTTTGCGCTCCAGTATACGTACCTTGTCTGTCTTTATAGGTACCAAAACGTCATTTTCCCTTCTCCATCCCCACTTTGTTTCATTCATATTGACTTCCAACCAATGCTGAATTTGTAAACACACTCGAAACGAATGGTACTTGATCGCGCTTTTCGGTTGGTGGTAGTCGATCTGGCTGAATTCCTTTTTTGGAAGTTGCCACCATTCtcatatatttttgtttcctAAGTTGTGCTAGCGagacttgtttatttttttcacctaTAGTAATAGTTGAGCTGAATTAAACCTCTGCAAAACAATATGGAcgtatagtaataaaataaataatattataaataaattaaaaaaatatgatcatTGTCTTACATACTTTCCATTTTGTACAAGCTCAATTCCTTTTGTAGCAATGGTTCTGTCAGCGTCTCCTTCGCATTCCACTTCTATATGACCTTTTTCTCTTAGCTTCATTCCCAATGCTTTGA
This portion of the Hydra vulgaris chromosome 13, alternate assembly HydraT2T_AEP genome encodes:
- the LOC136090181 gene encoding tigger transposable element-derived protein 1-like translates to MPRSKIGVFRKKISEMDMLNAVNFVLQQKMSLSEAARHCNIKKSTLIYQLKQFKKSGSCEYLYSHTKPKKVFSTEEELILVNYLAVAANMHYGLTLKQIRSFAYEYALANHKKIETSWMKNKCAGEQWLRDFRKRYNNKLSLGKPQPTSLGRSSAFNRETVRIVYKNCKNVLERYHFDPSNIWNCDETGITTVHVPPKILAPKGKKQIGSITSAERGNNVTMIAAINATGNSIPSLLVFPRAKFKDYMLNNCPPGSVGAANKSGWSNEVIFVQFLEHFISNVRPSIKKPVLLLMDNHESHVNISVIELAKKSGIVLMTFHPHTTHKMQPLDRGVFGPFKTFYNNAMNNWMISPGNAGKPVTIFDISYLVGQAYPHAFVPNNIINSFKCTGFYPFNENIFTDIDFLAANVTDRPIVNTEACLSNEIIDVKTAPSSVPSTSSIVLGEIPTVSLPSRSIVSPEIIRPHPKAKLRKTNTSKRRDRKSCILTDTPEIKVILDSKSNNQQFKKTSSSKRKKNGKADYF